Part of the Acropora palmata chromosome 10, jaAcrPala1.3, whole genome shotgun sequence genome, atgttttatgcTCTCTCATTATGCTTGATTGATCAGATCCAAACGTGTTCATTGGATCATTGTCTAATATATGCAGGAAGGTTTTTGTTTCGTGCAGGGTCACGGttgaaaaaagtgaacaaaaagATAGAACAATGGGTTTCATATAACCATCCCCTTTATTAACTAtgagcaaatgaaaatgaacgATGAAAGGGTACTAATAAATTTGGCCGCCTAGCTCTAGAAATCGATAAAATTGACCATAAGAGGGTAAGAGTGCTACATTTCCTAATATCCATTTGGGGCCCTTAACCTTACCCTCTAATGTTTTATACGATTGCCGGATggcagggctcgaaataagggccggtcaacggacaatgtccggactgattgtggatttgaccggtcaaactttcgtcttgccggtcatgttgaccggtcaaaattcaatcgtattgaaaatgaaataaatttaaggttcctgctgttcagttgtttcagtaGGTATTCATCGAGTCGCTgtgtataggcgaatctttcctgacgtcattgtttacatttttgctcattagcatacgacttacctaatagaaggagtggccgtatatatgagctaaatgcaaaagttgaaagagctgattaagttgagcaatttgtgtaattttcagctctttgcaagcagtattgaaggaaatatcagacatcaaaaactgcgaaattgctgggtggcaaaaaagttaatgagccgtacatcccctgtaaaatttggagtttttagaagagaatttctccaaaaccattcgatgaattggactcaaattttcagagaaaacttaaactgtaatatgccctttcaatatttttattttattagcgtcatcagatagtgataagcatatgttaatgaggcaaaaagtgtaaacaaagattcgcctattgcGGAACttgatatgaaatcctggtgacatgCAACTAGAGCCGTAGCTTACAATTCGCCCATCGAAACAGACATCGGGATTCGCCCACTTCCGGTCACAAAATTACCAAGTATTTCCACTTTTATTAgtaattttcaagttgtacATTTGTCCCTGCGTATAAATTAATTCCTTAAGCGgaataaatattatcaaaaaCAGTGTACTGCAAACGGACTATAATTCATAGCTATAACTCATATTCAATTCTACTATAGATTTAACTTTTCAGGCCCGTAACCAGAATTTTATGTGGGGGAGTGCTAACGAGACCAAAGTGGACCAAACTAccgaaatgtatttttttatctaattctttttaattggAGACtagtaattttttaatttttttaattttttttattttattttgttatttttttcatttttaaaatttttgaaatttttttttttcaattaaaacattgtttaaaaaagtgcacaaaaaattacttttgCATCTTCGGGCGTTCCTGCGCCTGTACAAATAGAGAATACTACCCGACGCGTTAGCAGACGTGTCTGACAAATATCGTGAGATCGCTCCCTTGTCATTGGCTCGCTCGTCTTAACTCCCGTGCAAGGCGTGAGCacgttaatttcattattcatttagaTAAGCTTGGACATCTGTGCGttcattgaaatgttttgaatggCTCGGGCTACTCTAGCTAGAGTGCTGCTGGTTTTAGTTTCCCAGTGAATACATTACTGCTTTtgccattcttttctttaaacggcattgttaagttttaaacttcagtttaaCCGACTGCACTCCTTAACTTGGATATTGAGTATCAAAATGCGGACCTTTGGGGcctgtggggggggggggggtgcgaACGCATCTCATGCACCCCCCCTGGTTACGGGCCTGCTTTTCTTATCTTGGTATGGGAAGTAATACGGATTACTGCCGGTGTTTTAGAATCAAGATCTCACACCAGAAACCATTATGCATGCATGTGAACGCCCCAGACAAATTTAATGTGCACTGAAtgcttaattaagcttattttcatttcgccgttgtattttacttttattgtaaagcactttaaagtgctaTAAGCTCTTAGCAACGACTCTTGAGAAATAAATTCGTAACGTTTTGGGTTTATGGGCCCCTAAAAGAGTAATTCATTatatacatttgaccggccagaaacgatacgtgaccgagcaaaaatgaatttggccggtcatcgtgaccggagactatccgaaaattatttcgagccctgggATGGGAATCCGATATGTCAGATACCTTGTCCATAACTCGTTCAAACTGCCCAATAGAGTCAGCATATTTTCGTCACGGGGCAAGTTAATGCATAAACAAGCCAAGCTATAGCGAAAGCTTCGTTTTAGGTAATTAGTATTTGGTTTTGGTAGCCGAAACGGTTTCACTTTAAAATCCTCAAGTTATGATCAGCAGCATAGCGTTGAGTGAAAAGAAATTGTAAATAACTGAGCAAGTTAGTTCATTGTTTCGTGCTTAATTGAAGCtgtctgttcttttttttttttcggacgAAGAGACAGCTTCTCCTACTTAAGCACCGACAGAAGGAGGTCGGACCTCGTATCAAAAGGGGATTTTGTAATACCTAAGGTTGTACGATTTTGTAGTTTGTCATTGAAATAACTACGAAACTAAACCTCGACTTGTGCACGGAGAAACTATTTAAGGCCAAAAAAGATGTATGTAACAAATGTACCCTATGATAatagataattatttttattctagAGTTCCCATGAAGATCATTCAAAAAGAGCTGATTTTAAGAAATTGCTCATACCGGAAGCATTGCTGGGTCACGTGATCGGAAAGGGCCACCAGAACTTAAACACCATTGAAACTAAGAATGGAGTTACCTTGAAAGTATGCAATAGTAAATTGTACATCAAAGCGGAAAGTGAGGAGAGCGAGAAGCTAGCTGTTCGGGAAATTAAATCATTGGCGGTAGGTACATTTGACTTAAAGAACTCCGCGAAACTAGGAAACGTAGTAACGGAAAAGTTCGGAGTGATAatagaggaaaaataatcagcAGCTTCTATATCACGCGAACTGTTCGTGTAAATGGTACTTTTTTCCCGACCGGTTTACACAATTCACAGCTATCCCAAACTGCAGCACATGTCAGAGGTTTGGCGCTGGTCGTATATGAAGCCAAGGCTTACCTAATAACGCGAAATAGCTTGCTCAATGGAACGGCATCGTGGCTTGTATGCGGAAACATTGAACTGTCAGCGTCACTCTAAGCATCGGTAACCAACAAGACGCTAGCCATTTCCATGAGAATTTTGCGTCCTGTGATGAGCACTCGGATCTTCATCCGCGTCTTATGCGATCCGTGAAGATCTTTTCGTCTTACGAAAGGCGCTTTTGTTGCAGACTGAAACGTTTCCAAAAATGGTTCCCTGTTTGCGCGAAAACGCAACATTTCTTGCGGAAGCAAAAGTTGCTTCCCGAGAATTACTGATGAAtgtgaattttatttatttggcTCGCTGCAATAAACATTTCGGGAAGCAATGATTCGACAACAATGTTTCCACATTTTTAAAAGCCTTCGGAGGTAACTCAACAcaataatgaaatttcaacCTGCATAGTTCCAAGACGTCAACACCTGCctggaaatatttttatttttcacggTTGCGCTGGAAACGAGGATGAAAGAGAGGCTTGTGTGGGCATAAGCCTCCATCCATCACATGCTCGATCCAGTTCAACCGTGAAAATACCTTGTTTtgtgaattaaaaaataattgctgAGCATGCACGCGTGCGCTCAAAAGTAATGCACGTGCAACTCAACTTTCCAATATGCTCAAGCATATCCTCGCACGAGCAACAGCGCCACCCAACAAATGTTTCAAGTGTTTaccgagtttcttttcgccacggtttcaaagcgagtcctggtgctcaaccattcaaatttgaaatggttttttttttttattttcatgaagTGTCACTTTGAAACCGAGGCAAAAAgcaactcggaaatggcctattgttCTCGTTGTCACTCCGACATAATCATTTCAGTGTTAAGATGAGAACGCACCTGAAAGTCAgtctttttctcctttcttgaTTCAAAGTGCATTGGAGTACAGCGCGCACAGCTGGTCGTTCCAGTTACAAAGGTCGTTTTTGTAGATAACACTCAATTGGAAGAGGATCAAGAGATTCAGTTAGCCCCTGCTCAATTACCATTTGCCAGCTTAGAGGAGACTTACTATAAACTGCAGCTGTTGGAACATCCTTTACAAGAGGTATGTTTCTGATAACATATGCCAGAAGCCCATGACTAAGAGCTTCGCTCTCCCATGCAAGCCCTATGAGTCAACCTTTGCGCACATCTTTCTATTTTTCTAATGCCACGGGTTTTTGGGCTTCGCTGGCACTGTTTAGAATAAATcagaataaagttgttgtcaAACGAAgacaaaaggagaaaaaacaaTATATGTAAATCTGcaaattgataaaaattgatgtAAACCTCCCGCTGAAGGGGTAGTTCTAAAAATATGAACATACGCGCAAAGGTTGACTCAAGGATGTAGTGCACGTGGAGGCTCCTGGTCATAAGCTCCTGTTATTGCACAAAGCTAACACAAAGAAGTGGGTTGGTTAAAAACGCTCCAGGCTCAATTGCGGAGTCGTAAAGGTATTCAcagatgaaaaatttcaatttggaataattTATCCGATTACATTAGAACTTAACTTGGAAGAGAACAGTCAAGCCCTTTATTTAGATGTTCCTTTAAGAATTTTGTTGCCTTAGATCGGTTTTACctttcattggtttaaaaaatgGTGAGAGATCTTaggccaatcactaagcgaaGCTATCGCAATCGTGTTCTGTTTATGAGGAATAAGGCATTGCTTTGACTGAAGTTCTTAACTATAGGAAGACTAATTATTGGGGCAaaaaagttgatttttttcgttataCGTGAAATGCCAATTTTATTGTCCGAGAAATATGAACCGGCCTTTTTTTCCGTGACGCGTGATCAAGATCCCACCTTTACTTAAGGGAGTTACGCATTTATTGTGAAACGGGCGTAataggaaaaaagaaatctgGCTCCAAATAAGGGTCGAATGTACGATCTCCCGATTACTTGAACGGAACTGTGGCGACAGAAGAAAACATTGTAATGAATCGATCAATCATTCCGTTAACCTGTAGGGTCAGCAATAAACGCTCACTGCAGCTTTATCATCTTCCTGTAGAAAAACTCCTCTGGTTTTGGAAATACAGACGGTCTGAAGGAGGAGATGCTCAAGGTACTAGAAACAATCTACGCAGAAAAAAGTGATAAAGAAGTTAAAGCCGATATGTGGTGTCATTTCGGGCACGCCTACATAACTAAGGTCGACGAAGGTGAGTATGTAAATCTTATTTTCGGCGCGGTCACTCTTTTCGCAattaagtctttttttttcttcatgccTTCTTTTGGCGTTCGTCAGTGGTACTATGAAGTAATAATTCCAAGTAGTCTTGCGTTTAAATTATCGTAACTGTCGAGGAATCTGGAGTAGAAGGGAAgggaaaatgttgaaagctTAAGTTTTCGGCAAGACCTCAAGAATTCGATCATTTTACGTGGATGTTTTGCTGATATTGACAGAGTAATGcactaaaatgtaaaattctctTGCGCAGTGAGCAAAGCCTTTGTTTTCGCTCGTTATATCCGATGATCTTTTGCGTCCTCGTTTCTGTCGTCGTGGACCTCAAGCAAGAGGGAGCTTATGCAACGACGACGACGAACATGAAAATGCcacaaatctgcatatttaatgagaaaGAAACGATGGCTTTGCACTCACTGCGCGtgcgttttttgttttggtgcattttttttccgtcCTAGTCAAGACAGTCGGGACCTCAAGCAACGAGGACGACGCGACGACGACGCCGTGAACGACAACGAACAATATCAAATCGCGTTCATAAGATGGCGTTCGAAGGGAATTGTGGGTAGACCCAGTCCTTCCTGGGGGCTAATGACCATTTTGGCTgtacatttaaaaattgctatTTGTTTTTCCCGGGACTAACTGACGAAGTGCAATAAATAAAATGGTTCatgtgttttgcttttttcttcgaTTGGCTGAGAATGTGTCACGagatttttcagccaatcaccAAAAAGTAGTGCAATACCAGTATAGCAAAAGCCGCAAAATTCAGTAGCTATGTAAACCGAGTTATTTCCACCTCGAAAAAAGCATTTAATAATGGAGATTTTCATCAAAGCTTTATAAAGcgtaaatatttgtttttgttattgcaGACGAAGTAGACGATACATATACGCTTAACGAAGTAAAAGAGAAAATCCAAACTGGAAACAGCAAAAGTTGGAAGCCTTTCTTCAAAGAAGGTGTCGAGGAGATGGATGTTAAAGAGATCACCAGTCTACCGTCTCGCGCAACACAAGAGGATATACGATATGACTTCGGCTTCTACACTCCGTCGTGTAGAAATGTTCGTGTTAAGGTACGAGACTTCAGACAATCTTTGAGATTCTAAATATTTGACGCGAAGTTTTTCCCCTCTTCATGAGTTCAAGGGCTTGAAATTAATTCGTTCGATGGACTCTTCGGGAATCATCATGATCTTCGCAATTTTGGTTTGGATAAGCGGTGAAATGTGAACCATAAATGGACTTATTAATTATAAGCTTGTAAAAGAGTTCATTGGCCCTTAAAATCTTGCAACATGGATTGCTGAATTCGTCATTGACTAATTATGCAATCTTAGAACCGTAACAGAATTTACAGTGGCGACGTTACTGATCGCGAAGCAAGGTTCATCCAAAAGTCGCCTTGCTTTTTTCGTCTCAGTCCTTAGCCGTTCATTAGCCGTTCAATGCGCTATGGTTTTGTTTGACGTCATGTGTGGATATATTTTACGGGGGAATCTAAAAATATACAGATAAGATAAAACGAATGAAGGATAcgagatatctttttttgaGAACGCGGAAAGTGCGCGAGGAATTGAACCTTTCCGTCCTCGCGCGTCCAAATTCCTCGTGCCGATTCCTGCTTTTCTTTCCCCTTCGACCGCCTGCCAAGAACCAGCCTGTACTAAAAAACTATTACTCTGCTATGTATCAACAGGCCTGGATAATGGAAGAAAATTCGGGACAAGAAGGCAGCGAGGCGGGATCCAGCATGACGTTTTGTACAACGGCACCTGTTCCTGTTAAAAATATCCTTACACAAGTGAAATCTAATGAGGAAGGAGCTGCATCCAACACGCCCAAATTCTACATTTGCTCTCAACCTCACCACAGAATGAAAGTGGACATTTTGATGCCCACCAAAGGCCTGGATTGCCGTTTGTTGATAAGAACTTGTAAGGAATCGATAAAAGTTACTTAAACTGACAACAGAAGGTTTGATCTTTCCATGACAATCGGGAGCGATTTTTTTCACTgtaaaatcttttgaaagaattctcgaccccagagctcttctcttttgTGCATGACTGAAGGAGAGAAGAGATCTGGGAAGCCTGGTTAAAGGTGTCATCCCATTGTTTTTCGTgaacaacagcaaaaagcGTATCTGATTGCTTCATTTATGTTCACGCGAGGACCGAATATCCTACGCACTTTACGTGCGAACGCGAGGAATGAGAAGTTCTGGTTGGAAAGGTTACCGTAGTTAGTTATCCTCGATTAATGATTTGCTCGGATTTTGTATGTATCttcaagaattttttaaacGCCAGTTTGGTTTTGGATAGCAGAACATGCTCTGCATAGCCATAATAGCCAAGGTTTGGCAATTGCATGGGACCTCACGGCGCATGTTCTTCCCGGATAGTTTTCCAGAGCCTCTGGTCATGAGAAGACATGATATGGCCTGAGGCTCAGGTGACGAGAATACTCCattctcgttcccagagccctttttttttgttggttaGCTCCGAGAACGCAAACTTTGGCCAATCCAAAGCAGGAATTGGCCAGAGTCCGTGTACTTGGTGCTTATCAAAAGAAAAGGGGACTATGGGGACGAGATAGAGGCTTTACGCGACGGATTTAAAATGGAAGGCAATTCGTTTTAGTTAAACGGGTTACCTTAACTTCGAGGCAATACAAGTTCTTCTTTCATCGGTTTCTTAGATTTCTGCAGCTAGTAATTTGATAATCATCGACCGTCACGCTTCGGATCCAAAATGGCCGTTCATATAGAATCTTGCTTTACATTCATGTAAGTAGTTGCGAAATGATGGTGTTTGTGACTTGTTAAGTGAAGTCAAAAGGCTTTTTGTCGAGTAGCTAGTACGGACTGGAATTCGTTTTCAGAAAGCGAGACCCATTGATCCTCGGTGTAAAAACCTgcgaaacattttttttgtttattaagcTCGTGTTTGGGTGATGTTTTCCTCCGTTTCTGAGCTGAAGCTAGAGCCGAAAAAACTGAATGCTCTCGAAGAATAGGACAAGCCGAAAAAATCAGCCATCAGTCGCAGTTTGACTGGACACAATTTCTAAATTAGAGACATTTGCATGGATTTTTAGCGACCTTTGACGGCTCATAATTCGGTTACTGGGCCATGAAACCTAACGAAACTTGGACATTTTCAGGATATTTTGGTTGAGATAACTTTGATGTTATTTGAATGGTGTAAAATGGCATCAAGTCCTTTATTTGAGTCAGGAACATGTAAGAGCTTTCAGATGGAATTTGGCTTTTACTCCGTCGTTGAACTCACTGGTATTGAGGAATTTATAgagtaaaaagaaattgttgcgAAAGTTATGAAAGTGAAGGCAAATTGAGTAACTCAAGCGGTTTCTCTGGTGAATAGTTTCTCCTGTCTCGCATTGAATctagaaataattttgaagtAAGGCTGGCAGTTAGCATATATATCTTAATTAAACACCACGACGCAATATAAAAGGAGCGCTACTAAACATAGAAGCATAGAAAGCTGAAAATTAGTGCATTTAATGTGCACTTTCGTAATTGTAAATCTCGTTCTTAAGATCCTCATTTACTTTTATAACCATGGAAAAGTCTTTCGCAATCTGTTAATCGCCATCTTAGACCATCATTTGCGCTTGgataaattcaaagaaaaccaacGGGCGCAGCATCTCCTTTTATAGTGCATCTTCGTGTTTAAGCAGGTCACACTGTTCAGTCTTTATACTTATCACGAAATTTATCTTCGTTTAAGTGAAAAATTACGTACCCAAGACCCCACAggacgaagaagaagacaaaattctaGAAAGTTACCTCATGGGAATGAAGATCGACGGCGATCGTTTGACTTTGCCTCCTGCTTCGCAGCTGCAGGAAGGCTTTGACTTGTATTATCACCGGCGAAGTCTCCGCAAGATATATCAGTACGAAATGGAGGGAGAACAGTTTAGTTTGAAAGTTTGTAAGGAACAAGCAACTAATGTGGATCCGTGCGGTTTTGATAGGATTAACGTTGATGAAATTCCCGAAAAGGTATTTTTGAATTCAGTTACAGGCTGCGGCATACCACACCGGGTAATATAAAAGAGAGCCTCAatgggtggggggggggggggggcgtgAATGATTCAAAATTTTGTCACGGTTAGCTTGCATGAAATACAAAGAAACGTACCTTGGTGAAGGTGAAAtgtagatatttttttctttttcaggatCTCTGACACATTGCCacttacatttttgttttgttcaaacGTCAAACCTTTCTCAGGCCttttccacttttcaaaataaaaaagtcacTACTTTTAATTTGTTCCACAGCTAACagttattttttgtcatttccaTGCACACCTAATGGTTTTTCTATCTCTTTTTTTGACGTTTCACGCGGCTAACGGTTAACCATATTGAGACCCTCTTAGAAAGGCAACTTTTCTCTTACGGTCAAGTTTACCGTCCACATTAATTCAAACAAATTGTCCATCTTAAGCGAGAGTATTCGCAAACGCTCctcaaagtggataaatttgagaACTGACACCGTTATGTTTCAATGTGGATCGCTGTCCGACCAACATACAGGAGTTCTTGAGTTTAAACCCTGGCCGGAcaaacactcagggtcttaaaatgacCGAGAGGAAATTGCTGCCTTTGAAGTGACATCTGCAATTGACCTCAAACTTAACACAACGAGCATGGCACGGAGTACTCAGTGTCGCGGTCAGGCCTTTCAGCAATGTGGTCGACTTGGCGTAATTTTCTGAATGCGGACTACTTATCGACTCATAGCAGATACTAGTCAAATAGACCTTTTCCGCTTGTTGagtttgttttcccaatacagatcatgtgacgatacccaggagagtattttctttcaaagttggaAACAAAAGTTCAAACCTCCTAGGTATcttcacatgatctgtattggaaaaacaaaaccgacaagcgaaaaaggtctactGAAGGTATTCAAGTGAAGTGAAGACACTGGTAAATTCAACTGGTTAACTATTTTGAAAACGATACTTTTCGAAAACGCTGACGTCGCAATAGAGCGACTTTCGTCGGAAACGCgaaaaactgaaactgaacACAAACACAAACGCAAATTATTTAATTGGCATATCGAACGAAAACAAACGCGCGGGAATGTTTATTAGGTGAGCGAACGCGTAGGTATTAGGAATTACAGGTAACGTTCTCTAAGTTGGGAAACATGAAGTTGAACGCTAATCATATTGTAGCCGATTTAACCCAACACTTTTGGAAACCGCTGTTGTGTTGCAATTAAACAAAAGATTAAATAACTAATTATATTCTGTAACAATATTTGTGTGCCCTTGGATGATAATTGAACGtgtaattaagttttgtgAATGGCGCACTGTTACAAATTTCGGCCAAATTGGAGTTTCGTGTGTTCAAGACTGAAGGGCCATTTTACCGGAGAATTTTATTTATGCGTTACTTTTAATAATAGAATGTCTTGCCTTACAGATAGACATTCATCTTCATTGTGACGAATGGGACCGAGCACTGGAGGAAGGAAACTGGGAGCCACAGCACATTGCAGCCAAGCTTTGTAACTTCTTGCAGTTTGTAAGATATGTTCAGCAAAGTGTGTCCCCGAAAGCGATTCGTTGAGATTAGACGAGCTTTCAACGAGCCACCACCAGAGCACTGTTGGATCCCCAATCGATCCCATCCCCCTTGATGCTGTATTCACCCTTGAGGGCCAAAATGGCGACTTGTTATGCTGACTCTACGTAACTTGAGTGgcacataaaaaaaagaattcaggTGAAATTAGTAAAACATTGAGATTTATCATGGCAACGAAAAATACCTGAGGTTTGGTGCACCTGAAGTCAATTTTGCTTTGACTTATTTGTTCGTGCACTGACAAAACGATGTTCTGGTGACATATTAGCCTACGTACGGCCTCGTGCCATTAAGAACTCTTTCAAAAACAGAGTCCTGTAAATTACTTCCACTCcaaactataattattattttctattCGATCTGGATATTAAAGAAAGGCCTCACGTGGCTCAGTAACTCGTAATAATGAAACACTACCTACGTGAAACTCTGGTTCAAAAGTCTCTCTTTCATTTCTCGTACATTttgtgacctcaacaataacaatttcaCCAACTGACACTTTCAGATGAAATTCTTCTCCAGGTTGATTTTCTCCCTGAAGGCTGACAACAAGCTCCGACAGCATAGAATCACTTGTCCCACCAAGTCTTGTTTGTTCACTACGACCTTCCTTTTTAACCAAAACAGAAGCCGTC contains:
- the LOC141893691 gene encoding uncharacterized protein LOC141893691, translating into MVDKVSVRQPDVVMDIPKNMVRRIIGKKGWRLQDIKDQSGAHVGVIDDKVHLRGTPEQCERAKKIIEDILNTSSHEDHSKRADFKKLLIPEALLGHVIGKGHQNLNTIETKNGVTLKVCNSKLYIKAESEESEKLAVREIKSLACIGVQRAQLVVPVTKVVFVDNTQLEEDQEIQLAPAQLPFASLEETYYKLQLLEHPLQEKNSSGFGNTDGLKEEMLKVLETIYAEKSDKEVKADMWCHFGHAYITKVDEDEVDDTYTLNEVKEKIQTGNSKSWKPFFKEGVEEMDVKEITSLPSRATQEDIRYDFGFYTPSCRNVRVKAWIMEENSGQEGSEAGSSMTFCTTAPVPVKNILTQVKSNEEGAASNTPKFYICSQPHHRMKVDILMPTKGLDCRLLIRTLKNYVPKTPQDEEEDKILESYLMGMKIDGDRLTLPPASQLQEGFDLYYHRRSLRKIYQYEMEGEQFSLKVCKEQATNVDPCGFDRINVDEIPEKIDIHLHCDEWDRALEEGNWEPQHIAAKLCNFLQFVRYVQQSVSPKAIR